The segment TAGTGCGAAATTTGTTACAAATCATCTGGCTCTTTCGGTAGTTTCCAGTTTTTCTTTAATGAATTTAAACCCGACCAAAAAAATATGTTTAAATAGGGTTTTCGGGAAGAACAGGGAGGTTGAATCCTTCAGACCGACTTTAAGAAAAAACCTTCAATTCAGGAGACGCTTGAGGATGTTGAAACTGGTTCTGCTTCGTCATGGTCAAAGTCAATGGAATCTGGACAATCGTTTCACCGGTTGGAAAGATGTGGACCTCACGGCCCAAGGGCAAGAGGAAGCGCGGGAAGCCGCCAAACTGTTGCAGGCGGAGGGTTATACCTTTGACGTCGCCTTCACCTCGGTGCTCAAACGGGCGATACGGACGCTTTGGATTGCTCTCGATGGTATGGATTTGATGTGGATTCCTGTGGTGCGGTCCTGGCGGTTGAACGAGCGGCATTATGGCGCCCTGCAGGGGCTCAATAAAGCCGAAACTGCCGCCAAGCACGGGGAAGACCAGGTCCTGATCTGGAGACGAAGCTACTCGATCCCGCCACCGGCCTTGGAAGAAGGCGATGAGCGATTACCGGACACAGATCCTCGCTACGCCGACCTTAGCAAAGAAGATCTGCCGCGGACCGAAGCCCTGAGTGATACGGTGGATCGGTTTTTACCTTATTGGTTTGAAACGATCGTTCCAGCCTTGAAGGATAAGAAAAAAGTTTTGATCTGTGCGCACGGCAACAGCCTGCGAGCCCTGGTCAAGCACTTGG is part of the Nitrospinota bacterium genome and harbors:
- the gpmA gene encoding 2,3-diphosphoglycerate-dependent phosphoglycerate mutase, with the translated sequence MLKLVLLRHGQSQWNLDNRFTGWKDVDLTAQGQEEAREAAKLLQAEGYTFDVAFTSVLKRAIRTLWIALDGMDLMWIPVVRSWRLNERHYGALQGLNKAETAAKHGEDQVLIWRRSYSIPPPALEEGDERLPDTDPRYADLSKEDLPRTEALSDTVDRFLPYWFETIVPALKDKKKVLICAHGNSLRALVKHLDGVSEEDIVNLNIPTGIPLVYELDDDLKPITHYYLGDPEAAKKAAEKVAQQAKGGPA